A stretch of Mya arenaria isolate MELC-2E11 chromosome 14, ASM2691426v1 DNA encodes these proteins:
- the LOC128218451 gene encoding uncharacterized protein LOC128218451, translated as MILLLLCYSCLLVISGTQDVTCGADCSCHGYTMACLGENLPTYLPWNITEIFLQDVDFKEVAKHFQSQPQEWSAITRLTLQSTFSKEIVSGMFTVFKVLKYLKVEGDVFSNISISAFVGLDTVETLDLSANGNLLYDSVAKALCFVNNGIHVLSNLKMLNISWIGRKYFEPVNMDFNFFVSLSSGRRLKQLDISHINLAVLDIRNFYPLCDNGLETLVLEFAVFSSVGYYYIPDLSYSITL; from the exons ATGATTTTACTTCTTTTGTGTTATTCGTGCCTTCTTGTTATCTCAGGAACACAGGATGTCACGTGTGGAGCTGATTGCAGTTGTCATGGTTATACGATGGCATGTTTAGGTGAAAACCTTCCAACATATTTACCGTGGAATATCACAGAGATATTCCTTCAGGATGTGGACTTTAAAGAAGTTGCAAAGCACTTTCAATCTCAACCACAAGAATGGTCAGCAATAACACGCCTCACCTTACAATCGACCTTCAGCAAGGAAATTGTATCGGGAATGTTTACCGTCTTTAAGGTTCTGAAATATCTAAAGGTCGAAGGAGACGTATTTAGCAACATCAGTATTTCTGCTTTCGTTGGCCTCGATACTGTCGAAACATTGGATCTCTCTGCTAATGGGAATTTATTGTATGATTCAGTTGCCAAGGCTCTTTGTTTTGTGAACAACGGAATCCATGTGCTATCAAATTTAAAgatgttaaatatatcatgGATAGGAAGGAAATATTTCGAGCCGGTGAACATGgattttaacttctttgttaGTTTGTCAAGCGGAAGAAGACTGAAGCAACTCGACATATCTCATATTAACCTCGCTGTTTTAGACATAAGGAACTTTTACCCTTTGTGTGACAATGGTCTAGAAACCCTTGTTTTAGAATTCGCTGTGTTTTCCTCCGTTGGCTATTACTACATTCCAG ATCTCTCGTATTCTATAACACTGTAG
- the LOC128218450 gene encoding toll-like receptor 6, with protein sequence MKDNARKGGVASFYCDYNGKELNIALESSVNVIQRDCMMKVVHTVLAVIIPSCIAISSVLVITIIVFRRRRLKRRVLLDVIEKIRKGEFTNDFLTFLCFASDDTELVERDVYPHLNSTFKDIIGVDKESVCKGDLNFRPGFRILDETEKCLEKCSVLVAAVSKTFCQRHWCENELLQAVNSGKPIVPLMLEKVDKKLMPHVINQFFGTLVHASLINDGKETKLVPDWRVLCNAIIELAGLTSTKTTEGQDNWNEMPENNTIHDLEDVQIEMH encoded by the coding sequence ATGAAAGATAATGCGAGGAAGGGGGGTGTAGCTAGTTTCTACTGTGACTATAATGGTAAAGAGCTTAATATAGCTCTTGAATCTTCAGTAAACGTTATACAAAGAGACTGCATGATGAAGGTTGTTCACACAGTTCTTGCTGTGATCATTCCAAGTTGTATAGCTATATCGTCTGTGTTAGTGATAACAATTATTGTGTTTCGAAGGCGTCGTTTGAAACGCAGGGTCTTATTGGATGTTATAGAAAAGATCAGGAAGGGTGAATTCACCAACGATTTCTTGACATTCCTTTGCTTTGCCAGCGACGACACAGAATTAGTTGAAAGAGACGTGTATCCACATTTAAATTCCACCTTTAAGGATATCATTGGCGTTGACAAGGAGTCTGTTTGCAAAGGAGACTTAAATTTCCGGCCAGGATTTCGGATTTTGGACGAGACTGAGAAATGCCTAGAGAAATGTTCTGTGTTAGTAGCAGCTGTTTCCAAAACCTTCTGTCAACGACATTGGTGTGAGAACGAATTGCTTCAAGCCGTCAACAGCGGCAAACCGATTGTACCGCTCATGCTAGAGAAGGTTGACAAGAAGTTAATGCCGCATGTTATCAATCAGTTCTTTGGAACATTGGTTCATGCGTCCCTGATAAATGATGGAAAAGAAACCAAGCTGGTTCCTGACTGGCGCGTCCTGTGTAACGCAATCATTGAGCTGGCCGGATTAACATCTACTAAAACAACAGAGGGCCAGGATAATTGGAATGAAATGCCAGAAAACAATACTATTCACGATTTAGAAGATGTCCAGATAGAGATGCATTAA